One Microbacterium sp. zg-B96 genomic region harbors:
- a CDS encoding sugar ABC transporter substrate-binding protein, whose translation MKTPHRFAALAAATLIAGALAGCAADAADPGGTGDGAAGEAADRSIAFISGANNEWGSCLQGGVEAAASDAGVELLTANSDADAAKELANVEDMISRGVDAILLNTVSVDALQGGIQKAAAAGVPLYLIAVVPEDTSEILGATVVDLAGAGALAAGWIAEDAAGAEVAVGVIAGAPGASSDYVVAGFEGALPASATIVANQPGMFNRAAAQGVAENMIQAEPDLDYVFVLNEDMAFGARTAFDAAGREDLVIVTMNGTEPGLAAIEEGKFAATVSDSASNLGATAVTNALALLDNDSAEKISQVQISLITPDNLDGAVPFCG comes from the coding sequence ATGAAGACACCGCACCGATTCGCCGCGCTCGCCGCGGCCACCCTGATCGCCGGCGCACTCGCCGGCTGCGCCGCCGACGCCGCTGACCCCGGGGGCACCGGCGACGGCGCCGCAGGAGAGGCCGCCGACCGCAGCATCGCGTTCATCAGTGGCGCGAACAATGAGTGGGGGTCCTGCCTGCAGGGTGGCGTGGAGGCGGCCGCGAGCGACGCCGGCGTCGAACTGCTCACGGCCAACTCCGACGCGGATGCCGCGAAGGAGCTCGCCAACGTCGAGGACATGATCTCCCGCGGGGTCGACGCGATCCTGTTGAACACGGTCAGCGTGGATGCGCTGCAGGGCGGCATCCAGAAGGCCGCCGCCGCAGGCGTGCCGCTTTACCTCATCGCCGTCGTCCCCGAGGACACCTCCGAGATCCTCGGTGCAACCGTGGTGGACCTGGCCGGCGCCGGTGCGCTGGCCGCCGGCTGGATCGCCGAGGATGCCGCGGGTGCCGAGGTCGCCGTTGGCGTCATCGCGGGTGCCCCCGGTGCGTCGAGCGACTACGTGGTCGCCGGGTTCGAGGGCGCGCTGCCGGCCAGTGCCACGATCGTGGCCAACCAGCCGGGAATGTTCAACCGCGCGGCGGCCCAGGGCGTGGCCGAGAACATGATCCAGGCCGAGCCCGACCTTGACTACGTGTTCGTGCTGAACGAGGACATGGCCTTCGGCGCCCGCACCGCCTTCGACGCCGCGGGTCGGGAGGATCTCGTCATCGTCACGATGAACGGCACGGAACCCGGGCTCGCTGCGATCGAGGAGGGGAAGTTCGCCGCCACGGTGTCCGACTCGGCGTCCAACCTGGGCGCGACGGCCGTCACCAACGCGCTCGCGCTGCTGGACAACGACTCCGCCGAGAAGATCTCGCAGGTGCAGATCTCACTCATCACACCGGATAACCTCGACGGCGCCGTGCCCTTCTGCGGCTGA
- a CDS encoding ABC transporter permease codes for MTELQPLTSATVLARRATRPWWMLGGHAGLIAVLLVLVVVTTFGSDAFLTANNLVNVLRQVSVIAVIAAGLTVLMIAGGIDFSMGSNAVVTMALVAQLIAGGADTGMAIIVGLVAASAIGLVNGLVITFTSVAPFVATLATATLLDGLALFILNGMSVSAGEALYTFGNGAVLGVPYLLIAAAAVCVVLGLTLRYTSFGRNAFAIGGNEDVARLSGIAVARTKVLLYTLMGALAGLAGVMMLARLAAASPGVAGLTIELQAVAAVVIGGTALAGGKGTMIGTALGVLLLGIVANALNLLGVSSYLQQMAVGTVLLIAAVANAWQRRR; via the coding sequence ATGACTGAACTGCAGCCCCTCACCTCCGCGACGGTGCTCGCTCGCCGCGCCACCCGGCCCTGGTGGATGCTGGGCGGTCACGCCGGCCTCATCGCCGTGCTGCTGGTACTGGTCGTGGTCACCACGTTCGGCTCCGACGCCTTCCTCACCGCCAACAACCTGGTCAACGTGCTGCGGCAGGTGAGCGTCATCGCCGTGATCGCGGCGGGGCTCACGGTGCTCATGATCGCCGGGGGCATCGACTTCTCGATGGGATCCAACGCCGTGGTCACCATGGCCCTCGTCGCCCAGCTCATCGCCGGGGGAGCGGACACGGGCATGGCGATCATCGTCGGGCTGGTCGCGGCATCCGCCATCGGCCTCGTCAACGGCCTCGTGATCACCTTCACCAGCGTCGCGCCGTTCGTGGCGACACTGGCCACCGCGACGCTGCTCGACGGGCTGGCCCTGTTCATCCTCAACGGCATGAGCGTCTCCGCCGGCGAAGCGCTCTACACCTTCGGCAACGGCGCGGTGCTGGGCGTGCCGTATCTGCTCATCGCCGCCGCCGCGGTGTGTGTCGTGCTCGGCCTCACCCTGCGGTACACCTCGTTCGGGCGCAATGCCTTCGCCATCGGCGGCAACGAGGACGTCGCACGGCTCAGCGGCATCGCCGTGGCCCGGACGAAGGTGTTGCTGTACACGCTGATGGGCGCTCTGGCCGGTCTCGCGGGAGTCATGATGCTCGCCAGGCTCGCCGCCGCGAGCCCCGGCGTCGCCGGGCTCACGATCGAACTGCAGGCAGTGGCCGCCGTCGTCATCGGCGGCACGGCGCTCGCCGGCGGCAAGGGCACGATGATCGGCACGGCGCTGGGCGTGCTGCTGCTGGGGATCGTCGCCAACGCCCTCAATCTGCTGGGCGTCTCGAGCTACCTGCAGCAGATGGCCGTCGGGACCGTGCTGCTGATCGCCGCCGTCGCCAACGCCTGGCAGCGCCGCCGCTGA
- a CDS encoding sugar ABC transporter ATP-binding protein: MPDSSTDRPARPQAAQGPLLALTGIHKSFGGAAALRDVDFDVVAGEVHALVGMNGAGKSTLVGVISGAHVPDDGVMVFDGELLTGLTPRRAREHGIATVPQKRDLVGSLTVAENLFLGDLPRVAGVVSWGRMMREAQAALRAVGVEVDPRRRAGALTAAEQTMVEIAREVHRGGRVLVLDEPTASLGGAAAMQVRALVKRLRDQGRAVVYISHHLDEILDLADRVTVLRDGRRRLTVARDDLDIGSLVYAMVGEHVDTERPARERTPGEERLRIDGLTVGHRLQDASIDVRAGEVVAVLGPAGDGQSDLFAALTGLRAPDAGTLRVDGVDVPWRSVRRSLASGLRCVTGDRLSQGLVVGLTVDENITMAQDRAQGRVLVNWGALRRRAADLRARFGVTTLQANPPVGQLSGGNQQKVLLGKWLESAPRVCFLEEPTNGVDVAAKAEIHRLIDDLAAGGSAVLLASSDVAEVQRLADRIAVVSAGRVLAVLDVADASRDQLVALTVGDTSHD, from the coding sequence GTGCCGGATTCATCCACTGACCGCCCTGCGCGGCCTCAGGCCGCGCAGGGCCCCCTGCTCGCGCTGACCGGCATCCACAAGTCCTTCGGCGGCGCGGCCGCGCTGCGAGACGTGGACTTCGATGTGGTCGCGGGCGAGGTGCATGCGCTGGTGGGCATGAACGGGGCCGGGAAGTCGACCCTCGTCGGGGTGATCAGCGGCGCGCACGTGCCCGACGACGGTGTCATGGTGTTCGACGGGGAGCTGCTCACCGGCCTGACCCCGCGCCGCGCCCGGGAGCACGGCATCGCAACGGTGCCGCAGAAGCGGGATCTCGTCGGCTCGCTCACTGTCGCCGAGAATCTCTTCCTGGGGGACTTGCCCCGTGTCGCCGGCGTCGTGTCGTGGGGTCGGATGATGCGCGAAGCCCAAGCCGCGCTGCGGGCCGTCGGGGTCGAGGTGGACCCCCGCCGCCGCGCCGGGGCGTTGACGGCGGCCGAGCAGACCATGGTCGAGATTGCCCGCGAAGTGCACCGCGGCGGCCGCGTGCTGGTGCTGGACGAGCCGACGGCTTCGCTCGGCGGTGCCGCCGCCATGCAGGTGCGCGCCCTGGTGAAGCGGCTGCGCGATCAGGGGCGCGCGGTCGTCTACATCTCACACCATCTCGATGAGATCCTCGATCTCGCCGATCGGGTCACGGTGCTGCGGGATGGCCGCCGGCGGTTGACGGTGGCTCGCGATGACCTCGACATCGGATCGCTGGTGTACGCCATGGTGGGCGAGCACGTTGACACCGAGCGCCCCGCGCGGGAACGCACCCCGGGCGAGGAACGGCTGCGCATCGACGGACTCACCGTGGGGCACCGGCTGCAGGATGCCTCGATCGATGTGCGAGCAGGGGAAGTCGTCGCCGTGCTCGGTCCGGCCGGCGATGGGCAGAGCGACCTGTTCGCCGCGCTCACCGGGCTGCGGGCGCCGGATGCCGGCACGCTGCGGGTCGACGGCGTCGACGTGCCGTGGCGGAGCGTGCGCCGATCGCTGGCGAGCGGGCTGCGCTGCGTCACCGGCGATCGTCTCTCCCAGGGGTTGGTCGTCGGCCTCACCGTCGATGAGAACATCACGATGGCCCAGGACCGCGCCCAGGGCCGGGTGCTGGTCAACTGGGGCGCGCTGCGCAGGCGGGCCGCCGACCTGCGCGCCCGATTCGGAGTCACGACGCTGCAGGCCAACCCGCCCGTCGGGCAGCTCTCCGGCGGAAACCAGCAGAAGGTGCTGCTGGGCAAGTGGCTCGAGAGCGCACCGCGGGTGTGCTTCCTTGAAGAGCCCACCAACGGCGTGGACGTCGCCGCGAAGGCCGAGATCCACCGCCTCATCGACGACCTCGCCGCCGGCGGCAGTGCCGTGCTGCTTGCGTCGTCCGATGTCGCCGAGGTGCAGCGCCTCGCTGACCGCATCGCGGTGGTCAGCGCGGGTCGCGTGCTGGCCGTGCTCGATGTGGCCGACGCCTCCCGTGACCAGCTCGTCGCCCTGACCGTAGGAGACACCTCGCATGACTGA
- a CDS encoding FAD-dependent oxidoreductase encodes MSQRSILVVGGGIGGLSAAIALRQAGNLVTVIEKQPDAHSSVYGVGIIQPANALRALDAIGCATACLDSGYSAAAWGSMYDVDGNFLRDMPGTLIPDSDFPPMNGVTRPRLHEILTSRALEVGVHVRYSMTFAALEPHDDGVTVVFSDETSETYDVVVGADGVRSQVRRYVLPTELTPYYIGQSAYRVNIPREPEIDRIVLQASAHGMAGFVPIGPDLAYFFFNAEMARDARPRQEDLVEALMAHLAPFGGLTGRVRDAHISRAKPEDIVLRPEESLIAPGPWHKGRIVLIGDAVHAVTPHLGQGAAQAIEDGVVLAESLSVRENVEDAFIAYTDRRYDRCKLVVDTCLAIAEWEKGLRPDFDNVSATNHVLKVLAEPF; translated from the coding sequence ATGTCCCAGCGCAGCATCCTCGTCGTCGGCGGCGGGATCGGCGGCCTGTCGGCCGCGATCGCCCTCCGTCAAGCCGGCAACCTCGTCACCGTGATCGAGAAACAGCCCGACGCGCACTCGTCGGTCTACGGCGTCGGGATCATCCAGCCCGCCAACGCCCTGCGAGCCCTCGACGCGATCGGCTGCGCCACCGCGTGCCTCGATTCCGGCTATAGCGCCGCCGCCTGGGGCAGCATGTACGACGTCGACGGCAACTTCCTGCGGGACATGCCCGGGACCCTGATCCCCGACTCGGACTTCCCCCCGATGAACGGGGTGACCCGCCCGCGGCTGCACGAGATCCTCACCTCGCGGGCGCTGGAGGTGGGCGTGCACGTGCGCTACTCCATGACCTTCGCCGCCCTTGAGCCGCACGACGACGGCGTGACCGTCGTGTTCTCGGACGAGACCTCAGAGACCTACGACGTGGTCGTGGGTGCCGACGGCGTGCGGTCGCAGGTGCGGCGGTACGTGCTGCCCACCGAGTTGACCCCCTATTACATCGGCCAGTCCGCCTATCGCGTGAACATCCCCCGCGAGCCCGAGATCGACCGGATCGTCCTGCAGGCGAGCGCCCACGGCATGGCCGGTTTCGTGCCGATCGGACCGGATCTTGCGTACTTCTTCTTTAACGCCGAGATGGCCCGCGACGCCCGCCCGCGGCAGGAGGATCTCGTCGAGGCGCTCATGGCGCACCTGGCACCGTTCGGCGGTCTCACCGGCCGCGTCCGCGACGCGCACATCTCCCGCGCCAAGCCCGAGGACATCGTGCTGCGACCGGAGGAGTCTCTCATCGCGCCCGGCCCATGGCACAAGGGGCGCATCGTGCTCATCGGCGATGCCGTGCACGCGGTGACCCCCCACCTCGGGCAGGGTGCGGCGCAGGCCATCGAGGACGGTGTCGTGCTGGCGGAGTCGCTGTCGGTGCGGGAGAACGTGGAGGATGCCTTCATCGCCTACACCGACCGCCGCTACGACCGGTGCAAGCTCGTCGTGGACACCTGTCTGGCGATCGCCGAGTGGGAGAAGGGGTTGCGGCCCGACTTCGACAACGTCAGCGCGACCAATCACGTGCTCAAGGTCCTGGCCGAGCCGTTCTGA
- a CDS encoding MarR family transcriptional regulator, protein MADPVDPLRRDVAAALRELAWTIHRRAPDRAGVGPIPTTEIALLKQIIDTPGTTVGDLAQNLGLRQPNVSAALRALIQRGLVVRRQSDADRRIAHIDATAAGIAEHQAISAAWAAPVHAALGALDQEQVDALARARPALDALLKLLRPSDEETIATE, encoded by the coding sequence ATGGCTGACCCGGTCGACCCTCTCCGTCGCGACGTCGCGGCAGCGTTACGCGAGCTGGCATGGACGATCCACCGCCGGGCGCCCGATCGCGCCGGAGTCGGCCCGATCCCGACCACGGAGATCGCCCTGCTCAAGCAGATCATCGATACGCCGGGCACGACCGTCGGTGACTTGGCGCAGAACCTGGGGCTGCGCCAGCCGAACGTGAGCGCGGCGCTGCGAGCCCTCATCCAGCGCGGCCTGGTGGTGCGGCGGCAATCCGACGCCGACCGACGCATCGCTCACATCGATGCCACAGCGGCAGGAATCGCGGAGCACCAGGCGATCTCCGCCGCGTGGGCCGCCCCGGTGCACGCGGCGCTCGGCGCGCTCGACCAGGAGCAGGTCGACGCCCTCGCCCGCGCGCGACCGGCCTTGGACGCGCTGCTGAAACTGCTCCGGCCGAGCGATGAGGAGACCATCGCCACCGAGTGA
- a CDS encoding alpha/beta hydrolase, which produces MAYITVATENSADIDLYYTDQGTGRPVVLIHGFPLNGESWTKQQAALLDGGFRVIAYDRRGFGASTKAGSGYDFDTLAADLHALMEELELEDAALVGFSMGTGEVARYLSRYGAGRVSQAAFLGSLEPYLAITDDNPDGAAPAAYFQETSDAVRKDRYAFLTGFFHDFYNLDDLLGERVSQEAVDASVAVANLAGNTAIAAAPLTWPTDFRADIAQIAVPTLIVHGTADNILPIDATGRRFRELLPDATYVEIEGAPHGMLWTHGDEVNETLLAFLNS; this is translated from the coding sequence GTGGCGTACATCACCGTGGCGACCGAGAACTCTGCCGACATCGACCTCTACTACACCGATCAGGGCACCGGCCGGCCGGTCGTGCTGATCCACGGCTTCCCGTTGAACGGCGAGTCGTGGACCAAGCAGCAGGCGGCGCTGCTGGACGGCGGCTTCCGCGTGATCGCGTACGACCGCCGCGGCTTCGGCGCGTCGACCAAGGCAGGATCGGGCTACGACTTCGACACCCTCGCCGCCGACCTGCATGCGCTGATGGAAGAGCTGGAACTGGAGGATGCCGCCCTCGTCGGCTTCTCGATGGGCACCGGCGAGGTCGCCCGGTACCTCTCCCGGTACGGCGCCGGCCGGGTGTCGCAGGCGGCGTTCCTCGGCTCACTGGAGCCCTACCTGGCCATCACCGACGACAACCCCGACGGCGCGGCACCGGCGGCTTACTTCCAGGAGACCTCCGACGCCGTGCGCAAGGACCGGTACGCGTTCCTCACCGGCTTCTTCCACGACTTCTACAACCTCGACGACCTGCTCGGCGAGCGCGTCTCGCAAGAAGCCGTCGACGCGAGCGTCGCGGTGGCCAACCTCGCCGGCAACACCGCGATCGCCGCGGCGCCGCTGACCTGGCCGACCGACTTCCGCGCTGACATCGCGCAGATCGCGGTGCCGACTCTCATCGTGCACGGCACCGCCGACAACATCCTGCCCATCGACGCCACCGGCCGGCGCTTCCGGGAACTCCTGCCGGATGCCACCTACGTCGAGATCGAGGGCGCCCCGCACGGGATGCTGTGGACCCACGGCGACGAGGTCAACGAGACCCTGCTGGCGTTCCTCAACTCCTGA
- a CDS encoding APC family permease: MAEIREAHRSQDKLKRGITGPLLFMFVLGDVLGAGIYALMGVLSAEVGDALWAPLLVALLLALLTAGSYAELVTKYPRAGGAAVFAERAFKVKPVSFLVGFSMLAAGVVSAAGLALAFAGDYLTRFIDVPPTLAAIVFLALVAALNARGIRESMRTNLVMTCLELSGLVIVIVAVAIMLGSGGGDLSRVGQFPTDTSPGLAVLGGAIIAYYSFVGFETSANIVEEVTAPSRVYPRALFGSLIVAGIVYVLVGLASAIALPAEDLAGSSAPLLDVVAATGVPIPEILFSLIALIAVANGALLTMIMASRLAFGMAEQGLLPPVLGKVLPNRRTPWVAIIATTAVAMLLALVGDLATLAETVVLLLLFVFLSTNIAVLVLRREKVDHDHFRVWSFVPVLGAASCVLLLSQQSAQVWLFGAVLLAVGGILYLISRLVRGRQAPVRS; encoded by the coding sequence ATGGCAGAGATCCGTGAGGCGCACCGGTCGCAGGACAAGCTGAAGCGGGGGATCACCGGTCCGCTGCTGTTCATGTTCGTCCTGGGCGACGTGCTGGGAGCGGGCATCTACGCGCTCATGGGCGTGCTGTCGGCCGAGGTCGGCGATGCGCTGTGGGCGCCGCTGCTGGTGGCGCTGTTGCTCGCGCTGCTCACGGCCGGCTCCTACGCCGAGCTGGTCACCAAGTACCCGCGCGCCGGCGGGGCGGCGGTGTTCGCCGAGCGGGCGTTCAAGGTCAAGCCGGTGTCGTTCCTGGTGGGATTCAGCATGCTCGCCGCGGGTGTGGTCAGCGCCGCGGGGCTTGCGCTGGCGTTCGCCGGTGACTACCTCACGAGGTTCATCGACGTGCCGCCGACCCTCGCCGCGATCGTGTTCCTGGCGCTCGTGGCGGCACTGAACGCCCGCGGCATCCGTGAATCGATGCGCACCAACCTCGTGATGACGTGCCTCGAACTGAGCGGCCTGGTCATCGTGATCGTCGCCGTGGCGATCATGCTCGGCTCCGGCGGTGGGGACCTTTCGCGGGTCGGCCAGTTCCCCACCGACACCTCGCCCGGCCTCGCCGTGCTCGGCGGCGCCATCATCGCCTACTACTCGTTCGTCGGGTTCGAGACGTCGGCGAACATCGTCGAGGAGGTCACCGCCCCCTCGCGGGTGTACCCGCGGGCCCTGTTCGGTTCGCTCATCGTCGCCGGGATCGTGTACGTGCTGGTGGGCCTGGCCAGTGCCATCGCCCTTCCCGCCGAGGACCTCGCCGGCTCCAGCGCGCCGCTGCTGGACGTCGTCGCGGCCACCGGCGTCCCGATCCCGGAGATCCTGTTCAGTCTCATCGCCCTCATCGCCGTCGCCAACGGCGCCCTGCTGACGATGATCATGGCCAGCCGCCTCGCGTTCGGCATGGCCGAGCAGGGGCTGCTGCCGCCGGTGCTGGGCAAGGTGCTCCCCAACCGCCGCACGCCCTGGGTGGCGATCATCGCCACCACCGCGGTCGCCATGCTGCTCGCGCTGGTGGGGGACCTGGCCACCCTCGCCGAGACCGTCGTGCTGCTGCTGCTGTTCGTCTTCCTCAGCACCAACATCGCCGTGCTGGTGCTGCGCCGCGAGAAGGTCGACCACGATCACTTCCGGGTGTGGTCGTTCGTCCCGGTGCTGGGAGCGGCATCGTGCGTGCTGCTGCTCAGCCAGCAGAGCGCGCAGGTCTGGCTGTTCGGCGCCGTGTTGCTCGCCGTCGGCGGCATCCTCTACCTGATCTCGCGCCTCGTCCGGGGACGCCAGGCGCCGGTCAGGAGTTGA
- a CDS encoding TetR/AcrR family transcriptional regulator, whose amino-acid sequence MSGNNVIPVEDEREARRKANRGRAAGPENRLALLRAAREVFSETGLATPFSAVAKRAGVGQGSLYRHFPDRTALAAAIFEENVAAIEAHTAPEDRTIEDLFDVIVEQAVVSTALIDLTVRNRHDPHVVAVGVRFRELVDRLLVRERAAGRIGAHVETADVTLAVGMLAGELARTDESERAAVAARARKQFRRAFAS is encoded by the coding sequence GTGTCCGGTAATAACGTTATACCCGTGGAAGATGAACGGGAAGCTCGGCGAAAGGCCAACCGCGGGCGCGCGGCGGGACCGGAGAACCGGCTCGCGCTGCTGCGCGCAGCCCGCGAGGTGTTCAGCGAGACCGGTCTGGCGACGCCGTTCTCGGCCGTGGCCAAGCGCGCCGGCGTCGGGCAGGGAAGCCTGTACCGGCACTTCCCGGACCGCACCGCGCTGGCGGCGGCCATCTTCGAGGAGAACGTCGCGGCGATCGAGGCGCACACCGCGCCGGAGGATCGCACGATCGAGGACCTCTTCGACGTGATCGTCGAGCAGGCCGTGGTGTCCACAGCGCTGATCGATCTGACCGTGCGCAACCGGCACGACCCGCATGTGGTGGCCGTCGGCGTGCGCTTCCGCGAGCTCGTCGACCGCCTGCTGGTGCGCGAGCGCGCCGCCGGCCGCATCGGCGCGCACGTCGAGACCGCCGATGTCACCCTCGCGGTGGGGATGCTCGCCGGAGAACTGGCCCGCACCGACGAGTCCGAGCGGGCCGCGGTCGCCGCGCGCGCCCGAAAGCAGTTCCGTCGCGCTTTCGCAAGCTGA
- a CDS encoding SDR family NAD(P)-dependent oxidoreductase, whose product MATTPLSGDSAIADWLADSAGHAILTDMLAQGGQSPDVFKPVKRLAIKRLIKLSRGSFTQEMLDELIRRATAGEVPVGVTPTPVESATETGDAPAVPLREWTERLDQGRFTGQTVIVTGAGSGIGRATASRIVREGGRVVAVDVSQERLDEFAAEHPGADITVVVADITDDAGITRILDAAGGTIDGLANIAGIMDDMTPIGEVSDAVWNRVIAINVTGTMKLIRAVIPTMLAQGGGSIVNTASEAALRGSAAGAAYTASKHAVVGLTKSTAFMYGPSGIRCNAVAPGATITNIEATFASPLGAERVRNAMAILPDPVEADALAASITFLLSDDGVNVNGVTLASDGGWSAA is encoded by the coding sequence ATGGCAACCACACCGCTCTCCGGGGATTCGGCCATCGCCGACTGGCTGGCCGACTCGGCCGGCCACGCGATCCTCACCGACATGCTGGCGCAGGGCGGGCAGAGCCCCGACGTGTTCAAGCCGGTCAAGCGCCTCGCGATCAAACGCCTCATCAAGCTCAGCCGCGGTTCGTTCACGCAGGAGATGCTCGATGAGCTCATCCGTCGCGCCACCGCCGGCGAAGTGCCCGTCGGCGTCACCCCGACCCCCGTGGAATCCGCCACCGAGACAGGCGACGCGCCCGCCGTGCCGCTGCGGGAGTGGACCGAGCGCCTCGACCAGGGCCGCTTCACCGGCCAGACCGTCATCGTCACCGGTGCCGGCTCCGGCATCGGCCGCGCCACCGCCTCGCGCATCGTCCGCGAAGGCGGCCGCGTCGTCGCCGTCGACGTCAGCCAGGAGCGCCTGGACGAGTTCGCCGCCGAGCACCCCGGCGCCGACATCACCGTGGTCGTCGCCGACATCACCGACGACGCCGGCATCACCCGAATCCTCGACGCAGCTGGTGGGACCATCGACGGCCTCGCGAACATCGCCGGCATCATGGACGACATGACGCCGATCGGCGAGGTCAGCGACGCCGTGTGGAACCGCGTCATCGCCATCAACGTCACCGGCACCATGAAGCTCATCCGCGCCGTGATCCCCACGATGCTCGCCCAGGGCGGCGGCTCGATCGTCAACACCGCCTCCGAGGCAGCGCTGCGCGGCTCCGCCGCCGGTGCCGCCTACACGGCGTCCAAGCACGCCGTCGTGGGCCTGACGAAGTCCACCGCGTTCATGTACGGCCCCAGCGGCATCCGCTGCAACGCCGTCGCCCCGGGCGCGACCATCACCAACATCGAGGCCACCTTCGCCTCGCCGCTGGGCGCCGAGCGTGTGCGCAACGCCATGGCGATCCTCCCCGACCCCGTCGAGGCTGACGCCTTGGCGGCATCCATCACCTTCCTGCTGAGCGACGACGGCGTGAACGTCAACGGCGTCACGCTCGCCAGCGATGGAGGATGGTCGGCTGCCTGA